The following DNA comes from Rhodohalobacter mucosus.
CAAAGTAGCCGTGTGCCACACGCTTGCCGAAGAGTGAGTCTTTTGCCGCAACCTCGTCAAAATGGGCGTAGAAGTGATCACCGCTCAGGGATCCGAAATTCACGATATCGGCCTCCGTCACGGTTCGCCTGTGAGTGGTAAGTGCTTCTCCAACATGGAGATCTTCAAAATATTTCTTAAAAGGATGGATGTCGGCCTCCGTAGTTTCGGCTCCTTTCACATACTGATTGACGATATGCATCAGCGTGGTGGGCGATCCCTGCAGGGCTACCCGCTGCATGTTGTGAAGCACCGCCCGTGCACCGCCCAGCTCCTCACCGCCGCCGGCACGCCCGGGTCCGCCGTGCACCATGTGCGGCATCGGAGAGCCGTGCCCGGTCGACTCTTTTGCTGAATGGCGGTTGATGATCATAAACCGTCCGTGATAGGGGGCACAGCCCAATGTAATAATCCGCGCTGCATCATCATCGGCGGTAAATAGAGAGCCCACAAGCGAGCCGTCGGCCTTGTTGGCGATGGCGATCGCTTCATCCATATTTTTGTAGGGGAGGAGGGTGGTTACGGGACCAAACGCCTCGATCGTGTGCACGTCGTCCACTTCCACGGGTTTGTGGCACAGCAGCACGCGCGGAGTGGTGTAGGCGTCGGTGCTGCCATTGCCCGTGGTGTAGAGCGTGTCGGATACTTCCGTCAGCTTCTGCAGGTTTTGTTCAAACCGGCCGGCCTGATCGGCGCTTGCGAGCGGACCCATTTTTGTATCCTCCTTTGCAGGATCACCGATCGATGTTTTCTCCAGCCGTTTTTTCAGGGCGGCGGCCACGTCATCCACCAGCTCTTCCGGTATGATGGTACGACGGATGGCGGTGCATTTCTGTCCCGTCTTGACGGTCATCTCGTTGGCTACCTCGCGGATGAACAACCCGAATTCCTCCATGCCGGGGGTCACATCGGGCCCCAGGATGGAGCAATTCAGGGAATCAGCCTCCAGGTTAAAGGGTACGCTATGGGCAATGATGTTGGGATGGGCCTTCAGTTTTCGCCCGGTCAGCGCCGACCCGGTAAAGGAGACGCTGTCCTGGCTGCCCAGATGATCCAGCAAGTCGCCCGGCACATTGGCTGCAATAAACTGAACCGAACCCTCGGGAAGCAGCCCCGATTCGATCATCTTCTTAAAAACAGCATGAGCAAGATACGATCCGAGGGGAGACGGTTTGACTATGGATGGAACACCCGCAATGAAGGCCGGCGCAAATTTTTCAAGCATGCCCCAGACGGGAAAGTTGAATGCATTGATGTGAACGGCAACCCCGTGTTTGGGAACGCAGATATGCTGGCCGATAAACGTACCGCCTCGTGAGAGGCGCTCCATGCCGCCCTCCACATGAAAGGGGAGGTCGCTGAGCTCAATGCGGGCTTTGCTGGAGAGGGTGAACATGGATCCGATACCGCCTTCAATATCGATCCAGGAGTCCCTGCGGGTGGCTCCGGTATGGGTGGAGAGCGCATAAAACTCCTCTTTATGCTTCATCAGGTACTGGGCAAGAAACTTGATTTTAAATGCACGCTGATGAATGGTAAGTTCGCGAAGCGCGGGTCCGCCCACCGTTCTTGCATGCATGCACATCGCATCATAATCCAGGTCCGGCTCAACCAGCGTTGCAACCGGCTGGCCATCCACTGCACTGTGAAGTTCGGTTTCCTTTCCTTGTTCAATCCACTTGCCCTGTGCGTACGAGGTAACCTTCATGCTGTTAACAGATTTTGTGTTGGTAGACAGTTTATTTGCGGAAGATAGTAAAATAGGATGATCTCTGAATGGAGGTATACTATTTTTGAGTCTTGAGTATTGAGAAGGCTCCATTTCGCCAAGGCTACGAGGAGCAGGCAGGAGGCAGAAGGCAAAAGGCAAAAGGCAGAAGTGAATCCTAAACATTGTGCCTTGAACCCTGAAACCTGAAACCTGAAACTTGAAACCTGAAACTTGAAACCTGGGGCCTGAAACCTGCACCCTGCACCCTGCACCCTGAGCATCGCTCATCGCCAGTCGTGAATCATCTCTGTTCTTGACGCCTCAGCAGCTCAAAGTAGCGCTCAATAAGCCGCTGGTACTGTTCGGAAAAGCGTGTGTAGTTCGGGTCCTGAAGGCGGGAGCGAATCTCCTGTTCCAGCTCCTCCAGCGTCATCTCCGGTGGAAGCGTGCGGTCGTATGTGTTCGAAGCGGTACCTTCG
Coding sequences within:
- the paaZ gene encoding phenylacetic acid degradation bifunctional protein PaaZ; the protein is MKVTSYAQGKWIEQGKETELHSAVDGQPVATLVEPDLDYDAMCMHARTVGGPALRELTIHQRAFKIKFLAQYLMKHKEEFYALSTHTGATRRDSWIDIEGGIGSMFTLSSKARIELSDLPFHVEGGMERLSRGGTFIGQHICVPKHGVAVHINAFNFPVWGMLEKFAPAFIAGVPSIVKPSPLGSYLAHAVFKKMIESGLLPEGSVQFIAANVPGDLLDHLGSQDSVSFTGSALTGRKLKAHPNIIAHSVPFNLEADSLNCSILGPDVTPGMEEFGLFIREVANEMTVKTGQKCTAIRRTIIPEELVDDVAAALKKRLEKTSIGDPAKEDTKMGPLASADQAGRFEQNLQKLTEVSDTLYTTGNGSTDAYTTPRVLLCHKPVEVDDVHTIEAFGPVTTLLPYKNMDEAIAIANKADGSLVGSLFTADDDAARIITLGCAPYHGRFMIINRHSAKESTGHGSPMPHMVHGGPGRAGGGEELGGARAVLHNMQRVALQGSPTTLMHIVNQYVKGAETTEADIHPFKKYFEDLHVGEALTTHRRTVTEADIVNFGSLSGDHFYAHFDEVAAKDSLFGKRVAHGYFVLSAAAGMFVHPSPGPVMLNYGLEDLRFVAPVFPGDTIQAKLIVKKKTVRQKRETDKEPYGMVWFDVHVTNQDEEIVAEYTILTLVKRRQRLDMDLD